The window TGTAACTATAATGGATAACCTCATTGTCGACATCAGGAAAAATTCACAAGATAGAGTGACTAAAAGAAACACGAAAAACAGTATCGGAATTGCTTAATGGCagtaaaatttaaacaaaatcaGTATACATTTGGGTCAAACACAGAAGGATCTGCAGGAAACAGTGGTCATCATCACAACTATATGAAAGAGTCTAATACCACTAAAACAGACTGAAGAACATGTAAGACCGAGCATATACTTATATTTCAAACAAAGCAGGGGGTTTTGGAAATTCCACTTACGGATATCTAGCATCTCCAACTTTGCCGGTATACAGGACCTGTTGCCGCGTTCTCCGCAGATCAATCAAACTCTGGAGTGGATTTGCACGACCCAGATTAGCGACAACACCTGAAACCCTTTCCATCTTCCTGAAAGGATGACACCATGCTCCAGTGGAGAAGGCTCTACTAAGTCCATTTGTTATAATGGAAGCATCCAAGTAGTGCTCGATAGGCTTCAGATCGCCATCCCCCGTGAGGTGTCTCTGCATGGCTTTGGTCATTGTTCTTCTAGCATGCGCCAAATGCACCCTTAGTTCCCTTTCCAGCAGCTCTCCAGCTAGTTCGATCCTCTTGTTCCTAAAGTTGTCtctgttctcacactttctttTCCCAGCATATGCGCTAAAAAGGCATTTCACCATGTAGCCCAGGAAACGTGCTTTCTGCTTCAAACTCTTGAGGCCTGGAAACAGGTACAGACTTAGGCATTCATCCACACTCTCACCAGGTGGGAATTTTGTGCCTTTTATCTGCTGTTCAACATATGCCAGAGCATTCCTCCCATGGCGAAAATCTTCGCAAACCGAATCAGCTTCCTGGATCGAAGCTACGACGCTGTTGGTAATACTTGCATCACCACCATCGAAAGCAATTAGATCTACAGCCTCTTTGTCTGACGCAACACCCAGCGCAAAGAACAGGACCCAGACTGGGATCTCAGTTGACAGGAAGTACACTGTCAGTactttctcttttctcttaaAGTCTTCAGCTTTCTGATTCTCTGATAGACGCACAATGAAACGATTCCTTTTGGTTTCGGACCTGTAGGAGACGGTCCATGGTGAATTAGAAATCCAAAGTCTCTTTGTGCACATCTGTTCTTGAGCAATAAAGACCTGCAAAACACATTTCTTCACGTTAGTAACTTGTATAACAGCTTGGATATCTTTtccagtatatatatatacagtattgGAACGAAAGAAAGCAAAAAACGTTGTCAGCAGTTGAAACAGTTTAGGCAAATAAGTGCAATATGCATATTATGTGAAGAACACACAATCCAATAGTTCAGAATAGTAATCCATGACAGTGGGAATGTAACTATTTGGAGTAACTCACCTTCTCAGCTCCTTTTATCACAAAGTATCCACCCTGGTCAAATGCACACTCCCCCTTTCTGTAGCTTTCCACATGCTTCCCTTTCTCCGTTGTGTTGCAAAGCACAGACTTCACCATCACAGGTATCCTACCAATTGGGATGTCCTGCGTTTTCTTAGACAATATCTGCTTCTCGACGTATTCGTCTTGTCCCGTCTTGAACTTGTCTCttttaacaactttcttaacgAACACCTAGTCAATTTATAAAGGGAAGAGTCAGTTACACAACAAAATAACCAGTAATAAGAAGGCAGCAAACCAAAAACTTCATCAAAAGTTTGACAGATAAGAGCCATTGCATACACGCATAGATCACACACAATGTAAGCAGGACGTGAGGGAGATGTAGTAAAACTAAGTTAACCCCAAAACGTTTCCCGTTATATTTCATACCATACGTTATTAACTCTTTAAGACTAACCACATTAACACAATTTAGAACAAAAAGGTGATACTTTTAATCATTTTCCTTACCTCAACATCGACATTAACTTTCATCCTGGCAGAGTAGGTCATGTTCTGAAGCCTAGCGTGCCACGGGAGAAACACAAGCTCCTTATCATCAGAGTACAAGGTAGGCTTATCCACGCTGACTTCTCCGAACTTCACCGTCGCGTATCTCCACTCATGGTCCTTGTTCTTCGTAGGATCAAAGGACGGCTCAACGAGCATCTCACCGGAGGACTCAAACACGCTCTGAAGACCGTGCTCGATGAAGAAGTTGTAGGAGTTGAGCTGGTGGCTGACGAGGCCGTACTCGTCGAAGAAGGACGTCGCAGCTTTCTTGCAGAAGCTCTGGAGAAAAGGATCCCCTAGGTCGCGTAAATCGACTTCCCCGGCGGCCTCAATCTCTTCAATGTCTATATCAGTCATGTTTACAGAAACctacacagaaaaaaaaaaggattcgCTAATGTCATCAACAACACAAATGCATGTGTCGATCGCAAAACTTTTCACCATTCTCCAGAACAAGGGACCGTGTAAACAAATAAAGCAGAATTTCGGGAAATCCAGAGGTAAATGGTAGAATCAGAGTTTGATAAAGAGGATGAGTACCTATTCGGAGTGAAACGGCGGTGGCGGGGAGAGTAGAGTTAACCGTCGTCGCCGGGAAAGTTTCTAAAATGTCGAGTGGAAAAACCCTTGCTCTCGCTCAGTGAACGAGGACTGTGCAGATAAAACCAAAAAGAGTGTCCTTTTCTAAATGACGGATGTGCCCCTACGCTTGTTCTCGTGTCTGTGTGATTAAAAAGGGTAGTAATGTCTATTTGATGGAAGTTGCTTAACACaggtattattatttttttacatttttcaattaaccaagaaatgaaaaataaagcTTTTCCATATTTTTGTTGCAAAAATGCAAATTCATATTCCATAGGGGTTTAATGAAATATGGAAGTGACAAGAGTGGAAAATGCAAATTTACTGGTGCTTCAACGTCTTCTTTGTTGTTGCTTTGGAATATGTCAAATAAAATCATTACTCACCCTTTGGACCAATTGGTTTCTCATTATTTGCATCTGCATATCATCATCATATGTATAGATAGATTAAGCAATGTAATCCCATAAGGTCGAACCAGCCTTAATCTTGGTCCAACTTTTTAGATGAATTCTCCAGAGGTATTGCTGTATAGTGAGCAACTTAAGAGAGTAACAATTtcagtaaagaaaaaaaatgaagttaTGAAACATATATCAtagccaaaatcatccaaaaatCAATGAACATAGAAGAAACTCACAATCTCATTTTCACACACAAAAGAACAGAAAGTATTGTTTTTGACAAAGATATGCAGACAACAAGACTCGCACACACCAACAAAGTGTCACAGACACACGGCCATACAAAAGACCCAAAGCCTTCAAAAGAAGTAAAAACTTTTTCAAAAGGAGACAAGGGGAGCTTTCCAgagatatttataaaattcacACCTCAAGTCTTTATTGAGGAGTTAAGCTCCAAACCCGGATACAAGCATCTTCACCAGAACTCACAACATGGGTATCATCAGCGAAACCCAGACCATAAACTCCACCTAAGTGAGCTCCTTTAATGGTCATACGTGTGGAAGCTGGTTTGTCCACTTCATACACAATCACACATGTGTCTAAGGATCCCGTAGCAACCATACTGCTGTTTGGAGACCAAGCTAGGCAGTTTATGCGGGCGCTATGGTACAGcatgttcttcagcttcatctgtttttttgaaagaaaaaaaaagatgtaagATCAGTGTTAGTGTTGGAGATTCATGGTCAGGTTCTAAAAAATCTTTAGTTACCTCTCTGGAGGCTCTGTCCCATACAACTGCTTCTCTGTTCAAATCAGCAGATGCAAACATAGACAAATCCGGGGAGTAACGAATGACGCTGATGGCGCCTCTGTGTCTCTCAAGAACTGCTTCCTCGGTGAGAGAGTCGCCATTAACAGAATACAGATGGAGCTTACCGTCTTGACCACCGACAATAGCTTCAGTTCCATCAGGTGTTACAGCCAAAGCAGTGACGGTGAACCCAAGGTTGATGGTTGACACTACTTTCTCACCACGGAGAAACACGACTCCTGACTCAAAGGCCACCAGAAGGAGACCTGGTGAGAGCGGTGCAAGGCTTAGATCATTTGGTTGGTTTCCAACGCCAATAGACTCTTCGTTTGTGACCTGACCGTCTTGATAAGAAATCCTGGATATCTGGATAAGCATCAAATAGTAAAAGAATGCGATAAGCTGCTTAGTTTATCAGTAAAATATCTTAAAGAGTAAAGTGTGAATGATCTTAAGAGACCATACAAGCAATTTGAAAACCAGCTTACCGTATTGTCAAATCCAGATGTGATTATCTCTTCTTCATGAGCAGCAAAACACTTTATCTGAGAGTTTTGCTTCCGCTGCAATTTACCGCAAAAACCACGTCCCATCATCCATTTACATATCAGACCATCGTAGCTACCGGATAGTATGTAGTCAGAACTTCCTCTGAGCACAGATAAGGAAGAGATGTTCTTCATGTGTCCCGAAAACTGGAAGGGGGATTTATCAAGATCGCTTGCTGAGAATATGCTGATTGTTCCACCTAGAGAAACAGTGACGATGTGATCGTTTTGCCACAGACACCCGACAAGCATGTCGTCTACACCCCCTAATGATCCTGGACAAGTCAGAGTGGTCTTCAATGTTCCGTTACCAGAATCCGAGATTTCCCATACTTTAGCTGACTTGTCTGCAGATACAGTGAGGACCTGATTGGTCATTTAAACATATACAAAAGTGAGTAGGGACGCAGCATCAACCATACTATAATcaagaattaaaatatagaaaatatttcaCAGAGTCTTCATATAAACAGAAAATAGCTCATGCATCTACAATCAAATATCATATGCTATTAATCCACCCTATTCAAGCCTATATAACGGATTCAGACAATAAGTGAGAATATATTACAACAAATAGACCTAGCTCAGTACCTCTTTGCCATCAGGACTCCAGCTAACAGCGTAGATGCTACCTTTATGCACATCTTCAGATGAGAGTTCCCCCAGTTTCTCACAAGTCTTTCCATCATATATGATTCCCTTTTTGTCTGAACTTACAGTAATGAACTTGCTTCCATCTGGTGAATACCTCACACAGTTGACAAAGTTGGAATGCTCTCTATTGAtcaacaaacaacaacaacctCTTAAGCACACAGATACAAAAATGTAGTTTCTTTCTTTAAAGAAAGGAGCGTAAAGTCTAAACATCAGACCTGCTTGAGAGCTTGAACTTGAAAGGAGGACCTTCGTAGAAATTAACCAGAAAATCCTCCCCGCAAGTTACAATGCGGAAGGGTCTGGTCGGCTTGAAAGCACAGCTAAGAACACGCCTAGAGTGTCCATCAAACTCTCCCACATTCGATCCTGAATCCCACCTAACAGAGGTAAAAAAGgcatttccaatcaaacaaaacaagacAGGTAACAAATCAAGAATCTATCATTGATAACACTGAGTTCGATCTGATTCAACAAATCCAATGCAACAACcagcaaaaaaacataaacttaaACTGATTGGTCGAACTCAATGCACAGGAAACGAGTCAAGGATCTGTCACTGATAACACCGAGTTCGATCTGATTCACCAAATCCAATGCAACAATCAGCAGAAAGACATAAACTTAAACTGCTCATTCGAAGTCAatgcaataaacaaaacaatacaAGGCAACGAATCAAGAATCTATCATTGATACACTAAGTTCGATCTAATTCAACAGACTCAATGCACCAATcagcacaaaaaaaaacataatcttTGACTGATCAATCGAAGTCAACTTACATGAAAGCACGAACGAGAGACTTTCCTTTGCCATCACCAGAAGCAACGATCCGCATCCCATCAGCCGACCACTGGAGATCATCGATCCTCCCAGCCAACACCTTAAACTCCTTCTTCAGCACATGATCGTCGCGAGCTCCCCAGATTCTCACCGTCCCCGAGACGTCCCCCGACGCGATCCACTCCCCGTTGGGGGAGTACCGCGCCACCGTAGCTGGGTAAGCGTGCTCTCCGTAGATAGAGACGTTCAAGGGGTTGTTGAGGTCGAGGATCACGACGGATCGGGCGTTGGTGTAGAGCATGGTGTCGGACTTGGAGTCGCCGGAGATCAGGATTCCGCGACCCCTCTCCGTCGAAGGGATGCAGGCGTAGGTTTCGGCGAGAGTCATCGTCGAGAAGAGAGGACTTTGCGGAGATCGGGTTTGAGTGTTTTCGGGGGTTTACGGGGATCGCGAAGGAAAAGGTGAGAGGAGAAGGAGACCACACAGAGAGAGACGAGGAGAAATGAAAAGGAcggttatttattttaaattgcttcttttttttttaatttaagatAATAATGTAATGATTATTGTCACATTAGCATTGGAAGAAAATGAATTAaattgccactaataccactttcctaataccatttttcaactttacacttttcaaatttaccattaaaattttaatagaaaaatgaCCACTATGTCCCctaattaattaaacataaactaATCAATTACTATCgataaaaaaaactcatatttaTCTTCTTCCTCGATGCGAGCTCCGACGAGCTCCGGCAAAGGACGACAATCTGGATATGTGAGGCGAGAATCCGGCGAGCTCCGGTAAAGGACGACGATCGGATCCGTCGGTGATGGCGATTCTAGTCCCTGGCGTTCTCCTCAAGCACATGAACACCGACGTCAAAATCGCCGGAGAACACATGTCCTCTCTCTTACAAGTCATTAGCATCGTCCCTGCTCTAGCAGGAGGTGAGCTTTTCCCAAACCAAGGCTTTTATCTCAAAGTCTCTGACTCCTCACACGCCACTTCCGTCTCTCTCCCTGACGAGCACGATGATTTGATTCTCAGTGATAAGCTTCATCAAGGTCAGTTTATACATGTAGACAGAGTCGAATCCTCTTCCCCTCTGCCTATTCTCTGTGGTAGACAAAGTCAATCCCTAATTCACCTACGAGCTGTTACTTTCTGCCTACTTCTTTTGCAAAGTTTGCTGATGGGGTTAAGAAGCAACAGCACGTGAAGCCATAGGTGTTGTCGGAGAGAGGGAGGTCTCCTTTGGGAATGGAGAGTCCAACCATTGGAAAAAAGCTTCCCATGAATAAGAGCTTAGTTCATGGGATTGAGTTTGGAGCTAAGGCGTTGAGGAAGCTGGGAAGAGAACATAGTAAAGTTTAAACTTGTAGTTGTTATACAGTTGTTGATGAGATCAAAGATGTTGTTTTTAATAAGTTAATAGATGAACGGGTTTAAATTTCAGCCTCTAGTTAGTGTTTGTAAACCATAAAGTACATTCATTTGGCACCTGTGCATCTTATTTTGATCCATCTTAGGGGGTGGTGACGCCTCCAAATCTCAGGTGATCTATCTCAAATTCGCTTGTTGATGTGATTTAATGGTTTAATTCGTTTTACtccttcatcatcttcatgtgTAGGTGGGAATGTTTGTTGCATTAGCCATCTTTTTGCATTGTAAACCTGAGGCGTTGACTAGTGTATTACCGACTTTGAGAGAGGATCCTAAGTATCAAGGTCACGACAAGCTTCCCCTTACTGTTTGGATGATTGCTCAGGTACGTGGTGGACTAGGACCAAGATTGTCCAATTCTGTATGTGTATTTGTGAAAAGGTTATTTGAACTGTTAAGAATGTTTTGGACAGGCCGCCAAAGGTGATCTATGTCTTGGCTTGTATTCATGGGCACATAAACTTTTATGaactttataaatgttttataaacctttataaattatttacatacctttataaatcttataaatgattttacaaATCTTAtcaattttcttataatttataagtctttctaaatggttatagactcttataaatgatttaaagaCCTTCTAACTGATTtcttttataaacattttataaacaGTTTATAGACTTTTTAAACTTCTTTATAAgcctttataaatggtttatatactcttataaataatttataaatgatttacaaattttataaatgaattaaaaactttataaactgttttttataaactttacaaaagatttataaactcttattgattatttacatattcttgtaaacccttataaattattttacaaactcttataaattgttttataaacctTTTTAAATGGTTATAGATTCTTATGAATGATTTAGGGACTTTAGGGCTTTTATAGAAGCATGAAGAAACAAATTGTTTACATTGTGGAGCTTAAAAAAGCTTATGAGGATAAGCATTATGTGCATTTGGTCATGGGGTTTTCCACAGGTGAGAGTTGTTCAATAGGATATTGCTACATGAAGTTACTCGGAGAGAGCAGCTGTTTTTTTGTTGAGAAACATTGTTCAGATTGTGCTTACTTGTCATGCCATGAGGCTATTCACAGGGACAGGGATTTGAAGCCTGAGAACTTTCTGTTGCTGAACGAAGATGAGAACTCTCCTCTCAGAACCATTGACTTTGGTCTCTCCGATTTCTACAAGCCAGGAGATGTGTTCAAGGATATAGTGGGTGATCGATGCTTATTACATAGCACTAGAGGCTTTGAAAAGGAATTCAGAAGCTGTTATTTGAAGTATTGGTGATCATATTGTATATCATCTTATGTGGTGCCTCACCCTTCTGGACtggtaaaaatattaatttcattatatctagagattatttttaatataaaaatgtattcaTGTGTTGATTACCTGATAATCATATGATATGATGATCATAGAATCGGAGAATGGAATATTCAACGCCTTATTAAAGGACTTGTTAGATTTTTTAAGTGATCATGTTGTAATCAATCCTTCATGGTGCAATAATTGGTTACATCATATatcatgtatttatatttaagcttttataaatatttataactgaTTTTCATACTCTTAAATTGATCTATGAAActttataaaatgatttttaactctctatgatttataaactcttataaattcgttgtaaaaattgttataaactcttactattacgtatataaataaaagtattatttatttttaaccaatttataaagacttataaataattataaactcTTATTGATGGGTACatttttataagagtttatgAATGATACATAAtaccttttaaatttttacaaaGGAAATACTagtttatatacatttataacattttataaattgatatataagagtttataatctgatttattattttataaacagatttagggtttataagGTAATTTTCGGGGTTTTAagttgaattattattatttataaactaattttagttttaaaagtgTTATAAACTGATTCATAAACCATTTAAAAACCCTTAAAACCCCCTCATAAATTGGTGTATAAgctttataaattgtttttataaaatttatgatttttttataaacccttataaattatttataaatggtgtatagaatttataaattgtttttataaactttatgaatgttttataaacccttataaattatttatatatccttAAAACCCCTTTATAAAATATGC is drawn from Brassica rapa cultivar Chiifu-401-42 chromosome A05, CAAS_Brap_v3.01, whole genome shotgun sequence and contains these coding sequences:
- the LOC103869613 gene encoding actin-interacting protein 1-2, which gives rise to MTLAETYACIPSTERGRGILISGDSKSDTMLYTNARSVVILDLNNPLNVSIYGEHAYPATVARYSPNGEWIASGDVSGTVRIWGARDDHVLKKEFKVLAGRIDDLQWSADGMRIVASGDGKGKSLVRAFMWDSGSNVGEFDGHSRRVLSCAFKPTRPFRIVTCGEDFLVNFYEGPPFKFKLSSREHSNFVNCVRYSPDGSKFITVSSDKKGIIYDGKTCEKLGELSSEDVHKGSIYAVSWSPDGKEVLTVSADKSAKVWEISDSGNGTLKTTLTCPGSLGGVDDMLVGCLWQNDHIVTVSLGGTISIFSASDLDKSPFQFSGHMKNISSLSVLRGSSDYILSGSYDGLICKWMMGRGFCGKLQRKQNSQIKCFAAHEEEIITSGFDNTISRISYQDGQVTNEESIGVGNQPNDLSLAPLSPGLLLVAFESGVVFLRGEKVVSTINLGFTVTALAVTPDGTEAIVGGQDGKLHLYSVNGDSLTEEAVLERHRGAISVIRYSPDLSMFASADLNREAVVWDRASREMKLKNMLYHSARINCLAWSPNSSMVATGSLDTCVIVYEVDKPASTRMTIKGAHLGGVYGLGFADDTHVVSSGEDACIRVWSLTPQ